Part of the Paenibacillus kyungheensis genome, AGAAGTATTATTATCATTATTAGGATTGCTAGTATTCGAACTTACACCACTTGATTGATTATATGATTGTCGTGTAGATATAGCTGATTCGGCTGCTGATTGAGCAGACTGAGCAATATTGAGTCGTTGTTCATCAGATAACGCTTTGAGATCTAATTCTAATTGCTTGCGTACATTATCTAACAGATAACGCTCTGCTGTTCCTACAATATTAGGATCTGCTTTCATTAAATTAAGTACTTCTGCATTTGAAGGGTATGTCGGTATAGCTTCTTTTTGTAATTGTGGTTCTACATAACTAACTGCATACAGTGAAGCTTTGTGTAGTAAAGCATCAACGGTTGCACTGGACAATGCTAACATTTCATCTTCTTTTAACGTAGTCCAGATGGTTGGATAATCCAGATTGTTTAATTTCTTTTTGGTTAACACAATATAATCTTGTCCGGTTGGAAATTGAATTCTGATATCAACAGTATCTCCTTTTTTGATATCTGTAGGCATTAAGATGGTATTGAGCTCACGGTTACGCATATCATCTGTTGTCGGTTGTTCTTCATAGATCATCGAAGTGGTAATCGGCATATTACGAGTCAAATTAATTTTGGTCGTTTTACCTACAAGCTCATTAACAGTTGGTAACAAATGATCAGGTAAAGATTGCTTCGGTAAATAGATACCGATCAGGTCTTTTTTAGTGATTTCTTTGCCTGCGGTTACTTCTTGTGCCGGTACAAATACGGTGACACGCTCTGTACCTTCTTCTAATGTGCGTATCTGTTGTTCATATCGCGCCCTCAGTTCATTCTGATTATGCTTGAATTGAATACTAGAGTAGATGACGTATCCTGCAAAGCAAAGACCGATCACTCCTGCTCCACATAAACCCGCATAAATTAAATGCTTGGTGCGTTGTCTGATTTTAGACAATGTTATAATCTCCTTCATTTTCGCTTTTTAACGTAGACTAAAACGAAACTTTTTTCTTTTGATAGGTGCTGGAATAATGCTATTAAAAACACTTTGAAGCGCTGTATCCATCTGTGGATGTTGATCAAAAGGATCAGGTTGCCACGGTAACGCATATACTTGCTGAGTCTCTAATTCTTTGCTTATCCGCTGTGTCACTTCTAATGTAGCTAAAGGCAAACAATACTGCCATTTACTTTGAGGGTGACGTTGCAATTGTTCGGCAAACTTCAAAATATCTTGATACCGCCATTCTGCTCCTGAACCTACAACGATCGGAATATCTGCTCTCAAAAACTCTTCTAAGCGTTCATTGTCTTTGTAACATCCCAAATCAAGTACAAGAAAGCGATAACTTCCACCTAGCAAATTCACCACTTCAGCCCTTGCTGACTCTCGCCAGTAATCTACATGCTGGATTTGAAATTTACGTTCAAGATGGTGTGAGCTTCCTCCTGCAACCGCTTGAATTCGTGCAAATGTTCCAGGTATACCATTCATTTCAGCTAAAGCTACGCCACCACCTTGACGTGCCAGATAATGTGCAATCGCTATAGCGGTATGTGTCGTGCCTGTTCCTGATGCTGTACCAATCACTGCTACTACTATTGTAGCTTGCTGTACATGAACAGAACTGGAAAGTGAATTAGGATATATTATAGGTGATGTATTTTCTTGAACAGCTCTACGTAATGCTTCACGAGCTTCAGTAGCATTTTGAAACCGATCTACCGGACGATGTTGTAACATTTTGCGTAATACAGGAATCATGCCACGCGGAAGATCACTTCGGATAAATTTCTCCATCCCAGGCATCCATTCGCTATAATGACCTCCTGTAGACAAATAAAGAAGTAA contains:
- a CDS encoding SAF domain-containing protein; protein product: MSKIRQRTKHLIYAGLCGAGVIGLCFAGYVIYSSIQFKHNQNELRARYEQQIRTLEEGTERVTVFVPAQEVTAGKEITKKDLIGIYLPKQSLPDHLLPTVNELVGKTTKINLTRNMPITTSMIYEEQPTTDDMRNRELNTILMPTDIKKGDTVDIRIQFPTGQDYIVLTKKKLNNLDYPTIWTTLKEDEMLALSSATVDALLHKASLYAVSYVEPQLQKEAIPTYPSNAEVLNLMKADPNIVGTAERYLLDNVRKQLELDLKALSDEQRLNIAQSAQSAAESAISTRQSYNQSSGVSSNTSNPNNDNNTSNNEQSSTDTSNSTNSESTIYKNNASEAFTSQ
- a CDS encoding serine/threonine-protein kinase; translation: MIHSSKLTYGMVLGDRYQIEQKLGSGGMSHVYLAHDLKLPGRSWAIKESVSAPSQFVNVADEAQMLITLSHPSLPRIVDFFEPDDEGFTYLVMDYIEGITLDQQFKKYPEMITASFIMRCADQLCEVLEYLHDREPPIVFRDMKPSNVMVTPMQDMRLIDFGIARNFKPQETEDTVKLGTVGFAAPEQYGGGQTDNRSDLYGLGALLLYLSTGGHYSEWMPGMEKFIRSDLPRGMIPVLRKMLQHRPVDRFQNATEAREALRRAVQENTSPIIYPNSLSSSVHVQQATIVVAVIGTASGTGTTHTAIAIAHYLARQGGGVALAEMNGIPGTFARIQAVAGGSSHHLERKFQIQHVDYWRESARAEVVNLLGGSYRFLVLDLGCYKDNERLEEFLRADIPIVVGSGAEWRYQDILKFAEQLQRHPQSKWQYCLPLATLEVTQRISKELETQQVYALPWQPDPFDQHPQMDTALQSVFNSIIPAPIKRKKFRFSLR